The proteins below come from a single Azospirillum sp. B510 genomic window:
- a CDS encoding IS1380-like element ISAzs3 family transposase, whose protein sequence is MVDHTLPLPGLSPVAGKPVIGRFDGGRLSSDGGLLVLREVAKRLRIADRLAACIEDPRDPTRTVHSLADIIGFRLLAIAAGYEDGNDAGSLRSDPLFKMALERLPSERDLCSQATISRLENLPDTRALLRMGRAMVDLYCASFRQVPKRIVLDVDDTFDTVHGGQQLRLFNAHYDEYGFQPIVVFDGNGRFVTAVLRPAKRPKGTEIRTFLRRLLRAIRANWPKTEILLRADGHYACPEVLDWCEAEGLDYVLGLPTSSTLRRHVTTLEASTAARFQAMPGADKVRRFKEFYDGASTWSRVRRIVARVEAGDQGTDSRFIVTNLRHGTGRWLYAGLYCARGQAENHIKAWKSHLAADRTSCTKATANQFRLFLHAGAYWLLWSLRSLMPKRSRWRTVQFDTLRLRLVKTAARIVEMKTQIKVHLPTSAPDQAIIHLALGRMPRLIC, encoded by the coding sequence ATGGTTGATCATACCCTGCCGCTGCCCGGCCTGTCACCCGTTGCTGGAAAGCCGGTGATCGGGCGCTTTGATGGCGGCCGCCTGTCCTCCGATGGCGGGCTGCTGGTGCTGCGGGAGGTGGCGAAGCGGCTGCGGATTGCCGATCGGCTGGCCGCCTGTATTGAGGACCCGCGCGATCCAACGCGCACCGTGCATTCGCTGGCCGACATCATCGGCTTTCGCCTGCTGGCCATCGCGGCGGGCTACGAGGACGGCAACGACGCCGGCAGCCTACGCTCCGACCCGCTGTTCAAGATGGCCCTGGAACGCCTGCCGTCCGAGCGTGACCTTTGCTCGCAAGCCACCATCTCGCGCCTGGAGAACCTGCCGGATACCCGCGCACTGCTGCGCATGGGCCGAGCCATGGTCGATCTCTACTGCGCGTCCTTTCGCCAGGTGCCCAAGCGCATCGTGCTGGATGTAGACGACACCTTCGACACGGTGCATGGCGGTCAGCAGTTGCGCCTGTTCAACGCCCATTATGACGAGTACGGCTTCCAGCCCATCGTTGTCTTCGACGGCAACGGCCGCTTTGTCACCGCTGTGCTGCGCCCAGCCAAGCGGCCCAAGGGGACGGAGATCCGGACCTTCCTGCGTCGCCTGCTCCGCGCCATTCGGGCAAACTGGCCCAAGACCGAGATCCTGCTGCGCGCCGACGGCCATTACGCCTGCCCGGAGGTGCTGGACTGGTGCGAGGCGGAGGGGCTCGACTACGTGCTCGGTCTGCCGACCAGCAGCACACTGCGCCGTCACGTCACCACGCTGGAGGCCAGCACCGCGGCGCGCTTCCAGGCCATGCCCGGAGCCGACAAGGTGCGCCGCTTCAAGGAATTCTATGACGGGGCCAGCACCTGGAGCCGGGTCCGCCGCATCGTCGCGCGCGTCGAGGCAGGAGACCAGGGCACCGACAGCCGCTTCATCGTCACCAACCTACGCCACGGCACGGGTCGCTGGCTGTATGCCGGCCTGTATTGCGCGAGGGGACAGGCGGAAAATCATATAAAAGCCTGGAAATCCCACCTTGCCGCAGACCGGACCTCCTGCACCAAGGCGACGGCCAACCAGTTCCGCCTGTTCCTGCACGCCGGGGCGTACTGGCTGCTGTGGAGCCTGCGCTCGCTGATGCCGAAACGCTCCCGCTGGCGCACGGTGCAATTCGACACCTTGCGGCTGCGCTTGGTGAAGACCGCCGCGCGTATCGTGGAGATGAAGACGCAGATCAAGGTGCACCTGCCGACCAGCGCGCCTGATCAGGCGATCATCCACCTCGCCCTCGGCCGCATGCCCCGGCTCATCTGCTGA
- a CDS encoding enoyl-CoA hydratase/isomerase family protein: MNLPEGLLYAVEDGVATITLSRPHEGNALTWDMHRGLRELWRRVDDDRDVQVVIVTGAGERHFCTGASVSALKTGEADALQHGTFQEVNHLSPHQNKVWKPVICCVNGLVAGGGFHFVVDSDIVVASAKASFMDPHTSVGQVGALENIGIARRSTLGTALLLTLAGRNYRMTAERAFQVGLVDLLEPDAPSAMARARELAKAIAANSPNALRLSKQAIWGALESGYERSLEHGWNLLRLQWSHPDFEEGPRAFMERRQPAWNPDRNARR, encoded by the coding sequence ATGAATTTACCAGAAGGACTGCTGTACGCGGTTGAGGACGGCGTCGCCACGATCACGCTATCGCGACCCCACGAGGGCAACGCTCTGACCTGGGACATGCATCGCGGGTTGCGGGAGCTCTGGCGCCGTGTCGACGACGACCGGGACGTGCAGGTTGTCATCGTGACCGGCGCGGGCGAGCGCCATTTCTGCACCGGCGCTTCGGTGTCGGCCCTTAAGACCGGCGAGGCGGACGCCTTGCAACACGGCACCTTCCAGGAGGTCAATCACCTCTCTCCCCACCAGAACAAGGTCTGGAAGCCGGTCATCTGCTGCGTGAACGGGTTGGTGGCCGGTGGCGGCTTCCATTTCGTCGTCGACAGCGACATCGTCGTCGCCTCTGCCAAGGCGTCGTTCATGGACCCACACACCAGCGTCGGCCAGGTCGGCGCGTTGGAGAACATCGGCATCGCCCGACGGTCCACGCTTGGCACGGCGCTGCTGCTGACGCTTGCCGGACGTAACTATCGGATGACTGCGGAGCGCGCTTTCCAAGTGGGATTGGTGGATTTGCTGGAACCCGACGCGCCATCGGCAATGGCGCGGGCGCGGGAATTGGCCAAAGCCATCGCAGCCAACTCGCCCAACGCCTTGCGCCTGTCCAAGCAGGCGATCTGGGGGGCTTTGGAAAGCGGTTATGAACGGTCGCTTGAACATGGCTGGAATTTGCTGCGCCTTCAATGGAGCCACCCCGATTTCGAGGAGGGGCCGAGGGCATTCATGGAAAGGCGGCAACCGGCCTGGAATCCGGACCGCAACGCAAGACGATGA
- a CDS encoding SDR family oxidoreductase translates to MGLLDGKVAIITGAGGGLGREYALLFAREGAKIVVNDFGGSADGRGEGSPAAQMVVKEIRDHGGEAVANGGDVADPATGSALLQAAIDSFGRVDILVNNAGILRDKSFIKMEEEDWDAIVRVHLKGTYAVTRPIFAWMKENGGGGVIVNTSSASGLLGNFGQSNYGAAKAGIWGLSNVLAIEGAKFGIRVWTIAPTATTRLTEKLLPPDLAEKWQPHRIAPAVLYMVSDASKPLSGKTVAISGTKFHELKVVSAPGFRPGDELPTVQDFIDNVAQIFLPDQAPITFD, encoded by the coding sequence ATGGGATTGCTTGACGGCAAGGTCGCCATCATCACCGGCGCGGGCGGCGGACTCGGTCGCGAATACGCTCTTCTGTTCGCCCGCGAGGGAGCCAAAATCGTCGTCAATGATTTCGGCGGCTCCGCAGACGGGCGCGGCGAGGGATCACCGGCCGCTCAAATGGTGGTGAAGGAAATCCGCGACCATGGTGGCGAAGCCGTCGCCAATGGTGGCGATGTCGCCGACCCGGCAACCGGAAGCGCTCTGCTTCAAGCGGCCATCGATTCCTTCGGACGGGTCGATATTCTCGTCAACAACGCCGGCATTCTGCGCGACAAAAGCTTTATCAAGATGGAGGAAGAGGACTGGGACGCCATTGTCCGTGTCCATCTGAAGGGCACTTATGCGGTGACCCGGCCAATCTTCGCCTGGATGAAGGAAAACGGCGGTGGCGGTGTGATCGTCAACACCTCGTCGGCCTCTGGATTGCTTGGCAATTTCGGGCAATCGAACTACGGCGCCGCCAAGGCAGGCATCTGGGGTTTGAGCAACGTACTTGCCATCGAAGGCGCCAAATTCGGAATCCGTGTCTGGACGATCGCACCGACCGCGACAACCCGCCTGACCGAAAAACTGCTGCCTCCGGATTTGGCTGAGAAGTGGCAACCCCACCGCATTGCGCCGGCTGTTCTCTACATGGTCAGCGATGCATCCAAGCCATTGTCCGGAAAGACCGTCGCTATTTCCGGAACCAAATTTCACGAATTGAAAGTGGTGTCGGCACCGGGCTTCCGACCTGGCGATGAGCTCCCCACGGTTCAGGACTTCATCGACAACGTCGCTCAAATCTTTCTGCCGGATCAGGCCCCAATCACTTTCGATTGA
- a CDS encoding LysR substrate-binding domain-containing protein: MRFDLTDLRLFLHIVETGSITAGAERSAMALASASARVRGMEETLGIPLLERSRRGVRPTPAGLAVVHHARLVLHQLERMRGELAEYAKGLKGHVRLLSNTAAINEFLPEALAGFLADNPSIDIDLEERPSHLIVEAVAAGLADLGVVADMVDLGRLETRPFRSDRLVAVLPLRHRLAERDGVAFAELLDEPFVGLSAGSALQDYLNSHATRAGRSLSYRVRVRGPVALCRLVERGVGVGIVPETAALRALDSSGLRVMPLTDPWAPRLLVLCARNFADLSAHARRLVDCLSENAPAGTGKTV; encoded by the coding sequence ATGCGCTTCGACCTGACCGACCTGCGGCTGTTCCTGCATATCGTGGAAACCGGCAGCATCACCGCCGGGGCGGAGCGCAGCGCCATGGCGCTCGCATCCGCCAGCGCACGGGTGCGCGGGATGGAGGAGACTCTCGGTATTCCCCTCTTGGAACGCTCGCGCCGGGGCGTCCGCCCCACCCCGGCCGGGCTGGCGGTTGTTCATCATGCCCGCCTCGTGCTGCACCAGTTGGAGCGGATGCGCGGCGAGCTGGCGGAATATGCCAAGGGGCTGAAAGGCCATGTCCGGCTGCTGTCCAACACCGCGGCCATCAATGAATTCCTCCCCGAGGCGCTGGCCGGCTTCCTGGCCGACAATCCCAGCATCGACATCGATCTGGAGGAACGGCCGAGCCATCTCATCGTCGAGGCGGTGGCCGCTGGATTGGCGGATCTGGGGGTGGTCGCCGACATGGTCGATCTCGGCAGGCTGGAGACCCGCCCCTTCCGCAGCGACCGGCTCGTCGCCGTCCTGCCGCTGCGCCACCGGTTGGCGGAACGCGACGGTGTCGCCTTCGCCGAGCTGTTGGATGAACCCTTCGTCGGTCTTAGCGCCGGCAGCGCGCTTCAGGACTATCTGAACAGCCATGCCACCCGGGCCGGCCGCAGCCTGTCCTACCGCGTGCGGGTGCGGGGACCGGTGGCGCTCTGCCGTCTGGTGGAGCGCGGGGTCGGGGTCGGCATCGTCCCGGAAACCGCGGCGCTGCGCGCGCTCGACAGCAGCGGCCTCCGCGTCATGCCATTGACCGACCCCTGGGCGCCCCGCCTGCTGGTGCTGTGCGCCCGCAACTTCGCTGATCTTTCCGCCCATGCCCGCCGGCTTGTCGATTGCTTGTCCGAAAACGCGCCGGCTGGAACCGGAAAGACCGTTTAG
- a CDS encoding NAD-glutamate dehydrogenase, whose product MRTATKDLAGDLRQQLAELVRSRVPNARAERFVQRFYANVPPDDLLRGTPEQLYGAALAMWQWGQQREAGRPKVRVYAPRLDEHGWQAERSVVEIVNDDMPFLVDSVTAELNRQGVTVHLVIHPVTRVVRDADGRIVELLESGEEKEGARDESFMHCSIDPLSDPAAQTRLREGIERVLTDVRAAVEDWMPMRERVRAARDDIAHAPDAEESKEAADFLSWVDDGNMTLLGSRLYTAAIGDEGREPWLELVDGSGSGVLRDPEVTVFDEHGHAAVLPEEIRAFLHQPRALLVTKGTRQATVHRSVPLDAILVKRFDDQGKVVGVTLAVGLFTSVAYNRSPREIPFLRRKVARVMERAGFDPSGHDGKALLNILETYPRDELFQTPADELFETAVGILYLQERQRLALFVRRDPFERFVSALVFVPRDRYDTALRRKIQSVLETAFRGTCTSYFTQLSDSALARLHLMVKTEPGQTPAVDIGEIEARLVQVSRSWADRIRDALVEALGEEAGNARLRRYADAFPAGYRETFTAEAAVHDIDRIERVLAEQRLGIVLFHPLEADGDELHVKIYHQGRPVPLSDVLPMLEHMDLKVITEQPYEVRPAGGAPSVWIHDFSARTQTGLAVDCVKVKQTFQEAFADIWDGRMEDDGFNRLVLRAGLAGREVTILRAYAKYLKQARFAYAQDTIEATLAAHPQTARLLARLFAARFDPRNLVDEAPILERIEDALDAVTNLDDDRILRRFVNLIRATLRTNAYQTGPDGAPKPHLSFKLDSGSIEELPLPRPWVEVFVYSPRMEGVHLRGGKVARGGIRWSDRREDFRTEILGLMKAQMVKNTVIVPVGSKGGFVVKRPPPVSAGREAALAEGIECYKTLMRGLLDLTDNLSADGVVVPPKEVVRHDADDPYLVVAADKGTATFSDIANGVSVDHGFWLGDAFASGGSAGYDHKAMGITARGAWESVKRHFREMGTDIQTTDFTVVGVGDMSGDVFGNGMLLSRHIRLLAAFDHRHIFLDPDPDAATGWEERNRLFALPRSSWADYDRSKLSTGAMIVERSAKTVELTAEVRARFGIEQAHLSPAELMRRLLTAEVDLLWFGGIGTYIKASTETNAEAGDKANDALRVDGGQIRAKVIGEGANLGVTQRGRIEAAQKGRDGRGVRLNTDAIDNSAGVDTSDHEVNIKILLGDVMARGDMTLKQRDTLLAAMTDEVAGLVLADNYRQTQALTIAEAQGAGLLEAQLRFIRNLEKTGRLNRAIEYLPTDEELAQRMAERRGLTRPELAVLLAYAKITLYDDLLASELPDDPATVDDLLRYFPQPLREGQREAIFRHRLRREIIATAVTNSLVNRVGPTFVRDMVEKTGLGPADVARAYAITRDVFQLRPLWDAIDALDTAVPAALQTALMLETIHLLERAVAWFLAHSPHPLDLGRESAAFRPGVEALGAGLDRFLDAEESSRLATRIADAMAQGVPEDLARRIAALPVLAAAPDLVRIAERTGRAVEGVASVYFGLGRRFGLEWLRDRASTAKVDNHWQRQAVAAIVDDLFAHQSALTVRVLESAGDEASAVDGWIASRKLVVERVEQLLAELRAQPAVDLAMLAVANRQLRGLIAG is encoded by the coding sequence ATGCGGACGGCGACGAAGGATCTGGCGGGCGACTTGCGGCAACAGCTGGCCGAACTGGTGCGCAGCCGGGTTCCGAATGCGCGGGCGGAGCGCTTCGTACAGCGCTTCTACGCCAACGTGCCCCCCGACGACCTGCTGCGCGGCACGCCGGAACAGCTTTACGGCGCCGCTCTCGCCATGTGGCAATGGGGTCAGCAGCGCGAAGCCGGCCGGCCCAAGGTGCGGGTCTATGCGCCGCGGCTGGACGAGCATGGCTGGCAGGCCGAACGCTCGGTGGTCGAGATCGTCAATGACGACATGCCCTTCCTGGTCGATTCCGTCACTGCGGAGCTGAACCGGCAGGGCGTCACCGTCCATCTCGTCATCCATCCCGTCACCCGCGTCGTCCGCGACGCCGACGGCCGCATCGTCGAGCTGTTGGAATCGGGTGAGGAGAAAGAGGGCGCGCGGGACGAGTCCTTCATGCACTGCTCGATCGACCCGCTGTCGGACCCGGCCGCCCAGACCCGTCTGCGCGAGGGGATCGAACGGGTGCTGACCGACGTCCGCGCCGCGGTGGAGGATTGGATGCCGATGCGCGAGCGCGTGCGCGCCGCCCGCGACGACATCGCCCACGCCCCCGACGCCGAGGAATCCAAGGAGGCGGCCGACTTCCTGAGCTGGGTCGACGACGGCAACATGACCCTGCTGGGCAGCCGCCTCTACACCGCCGCCATCGGCGACGAAGGCCGTGAGCCATGGCTGGAGCTGGTCGACGGCAGCGGCAGCGGCGTGCTGCGCGACCCCGAGGTCACCGTGTTCGACGAGCATGGACATGCCGCCGTCCTGCCGGAGGAAATCCGCGCCTTCCTGCATCAGCCCCGCGCGCTGCTGGTGACCAAGGGGACCCGGCAGGCCACCGTCCACCGCTCGGTCCCGCTCGACGCCATCCTGGTCAAGCGCTTCGACGACCAGGGCAAGGTGGTCGGCGTCACGCTGGCGGTCGGCCTGTTCACCTCCGTCGCCTACAACCGCAGCCCGCGCGAAATCCCGTTCCTGCGACGCAAGGTCGCCCGCGTCATGGAGCGCGCCGGCTTCGACCCGTCGGGCCATGACGGCAAGGCGCTGCTGAACATCCTGGAAACCTACCCGCGCGACGAGCTGTTCCAGACCCCGGCGGACGAGCTGTTCGAAACGGCGGTCGGCATCCTCTATCTCCAGGAACGCCAGCGGCTCGCCCTGTTCGTCCGCCGCGATCCGTTCGAGCGCTTCGTCTCCGCCCTGGTCTTCGTGCCGCGCGACCGCTACGACACGGCTTTGCGCCGCAAGATCCAGTCGGTGCTGGAAACCGCTTTCCGCGGCACCTGCACCTCCTACTTCACCCAGCTGTCGGACAGCGCGCTCGCCCGCCTGCACCTGATGGTGAAGACGGAACCGGGCCAGACCCCGGCGGTCGACATCGGCGAGATCGAGGCGCGGCTGGTCCAGGTCTCCCGCAGTTGGGCCGACCGCATCCGTGACGCCCTGGTCGAGGCGCTGGGCGAGGAGGCCGGCAACGCCCGGCTGCGCCGCTATGCTGACGCCTTCCCCGCCGGCTACCGCGAGACCTTCACGGCGGAGGCCGCGGTCCACGACATCGACCGCATCGAACGGGTGCTGGCCGAACAGCGCCTCGGCATCGTGCTGTTCCACCCGCTGGAGGCCGACGGCGACGAGCTGCACGTCAAGATCTACCACCAGGGCCGCCCGGTGCCGCTGTCCGACGTGCTGCCGATGCTGGAGCATATGGACCTGAAGGTCATCACCGAGCAGCCCTATGAGGTCCGCCCGGCCGGCGGCGCCCCGTCGGTGTGGATCCACGACTTCTCGGCCCGCACCCAGACCGGCCTGGCCGTCGACTGCGTCAAGGTCAAGCAGACCTTCCAGGAGGCCTTCGCCGACATCTGGGACGGCCGGATGGAGGATGACGGCTTCAACCGTCTGGTGCTGCGCGCCGGGCTGGCCGGGCGCGAGGTCACGATCCTGCGCGCCTATGCCAAATACCTGAAGCAGGCCCGTTTCGCCTACGCCCAGGACACCATCGAAGCGACGCTGGCCGCCCACCCGCAGACCGCCCGCCTGCTGGCCCGGCTGTTCGCCGCCCGCTTCGACCCCAGGAACCTAGTCGACGAAGCGCCGATCCTCGAGCGGATCGAGGACGCGCTGGACGCCGTCACCAATCTGGACGACGACCGCATCCTGCGCCGCTTCGTCAATTTGATCCGCGCCACCCTGCGCACCAACGCCTATCAGACCGGGCCGGACGGCGCGCCGAAGCCGCACCTGTCCTTCAAGCTGGACAGCGGGTCGATCGAAGAGCTGCCGCTGCCGCGTCCATGGGTCGAGGTCTTCGTCTACAGCCCGCGCATGGAAGGCGTCCACCTGCGCGGTGGCAAGGTCGCCCGCGGCGGCATCCGCTGGTCCGACCGCCGTGAGGATTTCCGCACCGAGATCCTCGGCCTGATGAAGGCGCAGATGGTGAAGAACACCGTCATCGTCCCGGTGGGGTCCAAGGGCGGCTTCGTCGTCAAGCGTCCCCCGCCCGTGAGCGCCGGCCGCGAGGCCGCCCTGGCCGAAGGCATCGAGTGCTACAAGACGCTGATGCGCGGCCTGCTCGACCTCACCGACAACCTGTCGGCCGACGGCGTGGTCGTTCCGCCGAAGGAGGTCGTGCGCCATGATGCCGACGACCCCTATCTGGTGGTCGCCGCCGACAAGGGCACGGCCACCTTCTCCGACATCGCCAACGGGGTATCGGTCGATCACGGCTTCTGGCTGGGCGACGCCTTCGCGTCGGGCGGCTCGGCCGGTTACGATCACAAGGCGATGGGCATCACCGCCCGCGGCGCCTGGGAATCGGTGAAGCGCCATTTCCGCGAGATGGGCACCGACATCCAGACCACCGATTTCACCGTCGTCGGCGTCGGCGACATGTCGGGCGACGTGTTCGGCAACGGCATGCTGCTGTCCCGCCACATCCGCCTGCTGGCGGCCTTCGACCACCGCCACATCTTCCTCGACCCCGATCCCGACGCCGCGACCGGCTGGGAGGAGCGCAACCGGCTGTTCGCCCTGCCCCGCTCGTCCTGGGCCGACTATGACCGCTCCAAGCTGTCCACCGGCGCCATGATCGTCGAGCGCAGCGCCAAGACGGTGGAGCTGACGGCGGAGGTCCGCGCCCGCTTCGGCATCGAACAGGCCCATCTGTCGCCGGCCGAGCTGATGCGCCGCCTGCTGACGGCCGAGGTCGATCTGCTGTGGTTCGGCGGCATCGGCACCTACATCAAGGCCTCGACCGAGACGAACGCCGAGGCGGGCGACAAGGCCAACGACGCGCTGCGCGTCGATGGCGGCCAGATCCGCGCCAAGGTGATCGGCGAGGGCGCCAATCTGGGTGTCACCCAGCGTGGCCGCATCGAGGCCGCCCAGAAGGGACGCGATGGCCGGGGTGTGCGGCTGAACACCGACGCCATCGACAATTCGGCCGGCGTCGACACCTCCGACCATGAGGTGAACATCAAGATCCTGCTGGGCGACGTCATGGCGCGCGGCGACATGACGCTGAAGCAGCGCGACACCCTGCTGGCCGCCATGACCGACGAGGTGGCGGGGCTGGTGCTGGCCGACAATTACCGCCAGACCCAGGCCCTGACCATCGCCGAGGCGCAAGGCGCCGGCCTGCTGGAAGCCCAGCTGCGCTTCATCCGCAACCTGGAGAAGACCGGCCGGCTGAACCGCGCCATCGAGTATCTGCCGACCGACGAGGAGCTGGCCCAGCGGATGGCCGAACGCCGCGGCCTGACCCGGCCGGAGCTGGCGGTGCTGCTGGCCTACGCCAAGATCACGCTGTACGACGATCTGCTGGCGTCGGAGCTGCCGGACGATCCGGCGACGGTCGATGACCTGCTGCGCTACTTCCCGCAGCCGCTGCGCGAGGGCCAGCGCGAGGCGATCTTCCGCCACCGCCTGCGTCGCGAGATCATCGCCACCGCCGTCACCAACAGTCTGGTCAACCGCGTCGGCCCCACCTTCGTCCGCGACATGGTGGAGAAGACCGGCCTCGGCCCGGCGGATGTCGCCCGCGCCTACGCCATCACCCGCGACGTCTTCCAGCTTCGCCCGCTGTGGGACGCCATCGACGCGCTCGATACGGCCGTGCCGGCGGCCCTCCAGACCGCGCTGATGCTGGAGACCATCCATCTGCTGGAACGGGCGGTGGCTTGGTTCCTGGCGCACAGCCCGCACCCGCTGGATCTCGGCCGCGAATCCGCCGCCTTCCGTCCGGGGGTCGAGGCCCTGGGCGCCGGCCTGGACCGCTTCCTCGACGCCGAGGAATCCTCGCGCCTCGCCACCCGCATCGCCGATGCCATGGCCCAGGGCGTACCGGAGGATCTGGCCCGCCGGATCGCCGCCTTGCCGGTGCTGGCCGCCGCTCCGGATCTGGTGCGGATCGCCGAGCGCACCGGCCGCGCGGTGGAAGGCGTCGCCTCGGTCTATTTCGGTCTCGGCCGCCGCTTCGGCCTGGAATGGCTGCGCGACCGCGCCAGCACCGCCAAGGTCGACAACCACTGGCAGCGCCAAGCGGTCGCCGCCATCGTCGACGACCTGTTCGCCC